From Candidatus Pedobacter colombiensis, one genomic window encodes:
- a CDS encoding AraC family transcriptional regulator: MKYNRILVDKNEIISESTYSAHYPKNIGKYALNVVFSGQVDYTIEKREITLVPGSFIFLNHDTSYTNTIDSTVEVNTFSVLFDPEFVHDFEYSNLLRDHVLLDQPVEFKHRDTRFVESIYPLQGNIKFNLQHLTRHIESGANDELLLSEYLNHCLVNYYKLYHSEIIKREASLKFLNGATKTEILKRLSVARDYMISNYNKNIRLEEIAQVACLSVNHLLRTFKQAYQQSPHQFLTRIRLQQAKYLLRNTEYPINEIVDIVGFECSSSFIRLFRNSFQVTPGQYR, encoded by the coding sequence ATGAAGTATAATAGGATATTGGTAGATAAGAATGAAATTATAAGTGAAAGCACTTATAGTGCTCATTATCCAAAAAATATAGGTAAGTACGCTTTGAATGTTGTGTTTAGTGGCCAGGTGGATTATACGATCGAAAAGCGGGAGATTACCCTTGTGCCTGGAAGCTTTATTTTCCTGAATCACGATACCTCTTATACCAATACTATTGATTCGACAGTTGAAGTGAATACTTTTTCAGTGCTATTTGATCCTGAATTTGTACATGATTTTGAATATTCTAATTTACTTAGGGATCATGTGCTATTGGATCAGCCTGTAGAATTTAAGCATAGAGATACACGGTTTGTAGAGTCTATTTATCCCTTGCAGGGAAATATTAAGTTTAATTTGCAGCATCTTACCAGGCACATCGAAAGTGGGGCGAATGACGAATTACTTTTAAGTGAATATTTAAACCATTGTCTGGTTAATTATTATAAGCTCTATCATTCAGAAATTATCAAAAGAGAAGCTTCACTGAAGTTTTTAAATGGGGCTACTAAAACAGAGATTTTAAAGCGACTAAGCGTTGCAAGAGATTATATGATTAGTAATTACAATAAAAACATTCGTCTGGAAGAGATTGCGCAGGTAGCTTGTTTGTCAGTAAATCATTTATTACGTACTTTTAAACAAGCGTATCAACAATCACCGCATCAGTTTCTGACCAGGATCAGGCTTCAACAAGCTAAATACTTACTCAGGAATACTGAGTATCCAATTAATGAAATTGTTGATATCGTTGGTTTCGAATGTTCCAGCTCTTTTATTCGTTTATTCAGGAATTCTTTTCAGGTTACACCAGGGCAATACAGGTGA
- a CDS encoding sigma-70 family RNA polymerase sigma factor, giving the protein MEKKDQLFKQIFDTNSKKIFHLCYGYTGDEDAANDLLQETFLKVWQNLDKFRNKSLISTWIYRIAVNTCLTYLRSEKRQSKDELTDNIIENRPEELSEKNEQVALLYKSISKLEENDRLIITMVLDELPYNEIAEISGISEGNLRVKIHRIKLKLTELYNQHAGI; this is encoded by the coding sequence TTGGAAAAAAAGGATCAATTATTTAAGCAAATTTTCGATACGAATTCTAAGAAGATATTTCACTTATGCTACGGCTATACAGGTGATGAGGATGCAGCGAATGATTTGCTTCAGGAAACCTTTTTAAAGGTTTGGCAAAACCTGGATAAGTTTAGAAACAAGTCCCTGATCTCGACCTGGATTTACAGAATTGCTGTAAACACCTGTTTAACCTATTTAAGATCAGAGAAAAGACAATCGAAAGATGAGCTTACGGATAACATTATAGAAAACCGCCCTGAAGAGCTTTCTGAAAAGAATGAACAGGTTGCCCTCCTCTATAAATCGATCTCTAAGTTAGAAGAAAATGACCGCCTCATTATTACAATGGTACTTGATGAACTGCCTTATAATGAAATAGCAGAGATATCAGGGATCAGCGAAGGAAACCTAAGGGTTAAAATTCACCGTATTAAATTAAAACTTACAGAATTATACAATCAGCATGCAGGAATTTGA
- a CDS encoding dicarboxylate/amino acid:cation symporter yields MSKKNRLTFFIFLALVLGVALGYYLNVKTFSTYNDQIAKADNRVKELDAQILKIQDTTAVSYAALKTEKKATEKLRHENEVIREKKLEPLTLLSDIFLRLIKMIVAPLVFSTLVVGVAKVGDVKAVGRIGGKTMLWFLSASLLSLVLGLIMVNIFKPGEAMNLPLPPSNIDTGIHKVALSLKEFISHIVPKSMAEAMATNEILQIVVFSLFFGVATAAIGEKGQVIINFFDAVAHVILKVTGYVMNFAPFAVFGAMGAIVAKQGLGVLSTYALFIGEFYSTMLLLWVILIAIGFMVLKSRVFNLINRMKEPVILAFSTASSEAAYPKTMLQLERFGCKDKIVSFVLPLGYSFNLDGSMLYMTFASLFIAQSYGIHLSFEQQITMLLILMLTSKGIAGVPRASLVVIAGTIATFNIPEAGLALLIGIDPLLDMGRSATNVIGNSLATAVVSKWEGDLTEPLD; encoded by the coding sequence ATGTCGAAAAAAAACAGGTTAACCTTTTTTATCTTTCTGGCCCTTGTTCTGGGTGTAGCATTAGGATATTATTTAAATGTAAAAACATTCAGTACTTATAATGATCAAATCGCCAAAGCCGATAACAGGGTAAAAGAGTTGGATGCGCAGATTCTTAAAATTCAAGACACTACTGCTGTTTCTTATGCAGCTTTAAAAACGGAGAAAAAAGCTACAGAGAAATTACGTCATGAAAATGAAGTGATCCGTGAGAAGAAGTTGGAGCCTTTGACTTTATTGAGTGACATTTTTCTTCGTTTGATTAAGATGATTGTAGCGCCATTGGTGTTTAGTACTTTGGTGGTGGGTGTAGCAAAAGTGGGCGATGTGAAAGCCGTAGGCAGAATTGGTGGTAAAACGATGCTTTGGTTTTTAAGTGCCTCTCTCTTGTCACTGGTACTGGGGCTTATTATGGTTAATATCTTCAAACCGGGGGAAGCGATGAATTTGCCTTTGCCTCCAAGTAACATTGATACAGGCATTCATAAAGTAGCACTTTCGCTTAAGGAATTCATTTCTCATATTGTGCCTAAAAGTATGGCGGAGGCTATGGCTACCAACGAGATCCTTCAAATTGTTGTTTTCTCCTTGTTTTTTGGTGTAGCGACTGCTGCTATTGGCGAAAAGGGGCAGGTCATTATCAATTTCTTTGATGCAGTAGCGCATGTGATCTTGAAAGTAACCGGATATGTGATGAACTTTGCACCATTTGCTGTATTTGGAGCGATGGGGGCCATTGTTGCCAAGCAGGGACTGGGCGTATTGTCTACCTATGCTTTATTCATTGGTGAGTTTTACTCTACCATGTTATTGCTGTGGGTGATCTTGATTGCCATAGGTTTTATGGTTTTAAAATCGAGGGTCTTTAACCTGATAAACAGAATGAAGGAGCCGGTAATTTTGGCTTTTAGTACTGCCAGTAGCGAGGCTGCATATCCTAAAACGATGTTGCAGCTGGAGCGTTTTGGTTGTAAAGATAAGATCGTTAGTTTTGTGCTGCCTTTAGGCTACTCCTTTAACCTGGATGGCTCCATGTTGTACATGACTTTTGCTTCGTTGTTTATTGCACAGTCGTACGGAATACACTTGTCTTTTGAACAGCAGATTACCATGCTGTTGATCCTGATGTTAACTAGTAAAGGGATTGCGGGTGTTCCAAGAGCCTCCCTGGTAGTTATAGCAGGTACAATTGCTACTTTTAATATTCCTGAGGCAGGATTGGCCTTATTGATAGGGATTGATCCATTACTGGATATGGGCCGGTCGGCAACCAACGTGATTGGAAACAGTTTAGCTACCGCAGTAGTGAGTAAGTGGGAGGGCGATCTTACAGAGCCGCTGGACTAA
- the rplU gene encoding 50S ribosomal protein L21, whose protein sequence is MYAIVNIAGQQFKVAKDQHLFVHRLQGDEGASIEFDNVLLVEDGGKISVGAPTLKGASVSAKIVSHLKGDKVIVFKKKRRKGYKKKNGHRQYFTKIQISGISL, encoded by the coding sequence ATGTACGCAATAGTAAATATAGCAGGACAGCAATTCAAAGTTGCAAAAGACCAGCACCTTTTTGTACACCGTTTGCAAGGAGATGAGGGCGCTAGTATTGAATTTGACAATGTATTGTTGGTTGAAGATGGTGGTAAAATCTCTGTAGGAGCTCCTACATTGAAAGGTGCATCGGTTTCAGCTAAAATCGTGTCTCATTTAAAAGGTGATAAAGTAATCGTTTTCAAAAAGAAACGTAGAAAAGGTTACAAAAAGAAAAATGGTCACCGTCAGTATTTCACCAAGATCCAGATCTCTGGTATCAGTTTATAA
- the rpmA gene encoding 50S ribosomal protein L27 gives MAHKKGAGSSRNGRESHSKRLGIKIFGGQEAIAGNILVRQRGTKHHPDKGVGIGKDHTLFALVDGTVIFKKKQDNKSYVSVLPAAVVAEVVEKKAPAKAEKVAAGEAEKAPAKKAPAKKAAKADTAE, from the coding sequence ATGGCACATAAAAAAGGAGCCGGTAGTTCCAGAAACGGACGTGAATCGCATAGTAAACGTTTAGGTATCAAAATTTTTGGTGGTCAGGAAGCTATCGCTGGAAACATTTTGGTACGTCAACGTGGTACAAAACATCATCCTGATAAAGGAGTAGGTATTGGTAAAGACCATACTTTGTTTGCTTTAGTTGATGGTACTGTAATTTTCAAAAAGAAACAAGACAACAAATCTTATGTTTCTGTTTTACCTGCTGCAGTTGTTGCTGAAGTAGTAGAGAAAAAAGCACCTGCTAAAGCTGAAAAAGTTGCTGCCGGAGAAGCTGAAAAAGCTCCTGCAAAAAAAGCTCCTGCTAAAAAGGCAGCTAAGGCTGATACAGCAGAATAA
- a CDS encoding helix-turn-helix transcriptional regulator encodes MQEILSKKDIGERIKELRVNSGLSQAFIANILSLSRSNYSQIELGNQYPSFNTLHEIARYYGKSYDWLLHGAAPEQAAETPAKIGIILNDLETAFKHFTSSLKKLEHELNHIRSKKYKSRA; translated from the coding sequence ATGCAAGAAATTCTATCCAAGAAAGACATCGGGGAACGTATAAAAGAATTACGGGTGAACAGTGGCCTCTCTCAGGCATTTATAGCGAATATATTAAGCTTGTCGAGAAGTAATTATTCGCAGATAGAACTTGGTAATCAGTACCCTTCTTTCAATACCTTGCATGAAATAGCAAGGTACTATGGTAAAAGTTATGATTGGCTATTACACGGTGCAGCACCGGAGCAGGCAGCGGAAACACCTGCAAAGATTGGCATAATTTTAAATGATTTGGAAACTGCCTTTAAACACTTTACAAGTTCGCTAAAAAAGCTGGAACATGAGTTAAATCACATCAGATCTAAGAAATATAAGTCGAGGGCATAA
- a CDS encoding response regulator gives MPHRNNCEGASGSFFLINKNHELSFFKINSSNDLGSFLEKNPVVGESIVEIIAQKYKSNFISLLARSFEGHCFSIEQRFSVFKSTDLVFHIVFTPLTINGVTDAVVCSVVDMSSSKGLISMIREYSHLASHQLRAPITNILSLSTITNYSQLETYDVLKITQLLGDINTQAVKLDEIIKMLNEVLNKRENIALFDKFGAKAAHQHIVLIDDDVITNKMHKMLIRKHPSEKRIVVFDNPQKALFYIQQNKPDLILLDLHMPNIDGWRFLEMMEELNIFIDVIIVSSSIDPSEHSKAKSFLCVKDFYTKPLTTEKVNQLLDH, from the coding sequence ATGCCACATAGAAACAATTGCGAAGGTGCCTCAGGTTCATTTTTTTTGATCAATAAAAATCATGAGCTCTCATTTTTCAAAATAAATTCATCAAATGACCTGGGTAGTTTCCTTGAAAAAAATCCCGTAGTTGGGGAGTCGATTGTGGAAATCATTGCACAGAAATATAAAAGTAACTTTATTAGTTTACTGGCAAGAAGTTTCGAAGGGCATTGTTTTAGCATAGAGCAGCGCTTCTCAGTTTTCAAGTCTACCGACCTTGTTTTTCATATTGTTTTTACCCCCTTAACGATAAATGGGGTAACGGATGCGGTGGTTTGCAGTGTAGTGGATATGAGTAGTTCTAAAGGACTCATTAGCATGATCAGGGAGTACTCACATTTGGCTTCGCACCAGTTAAGAGCGCCCATCACTAATATTCTAAGTCTTTCTACGATTACCAATTATAGCCAGCTGGAGACTTACGATGTGTTAAAAATCACGCAATTGCTAGGCGATATCAATACACAAGCTGTAAAGTTGGATGAAATCATTAAAATGTTAAATGAGGTGCTCAATAAGCGGGAGAACATTGCGCTGTTTGATAAGTTTGGAGCAAAAGCGGCACACCAGCACATTGTGCTGATTGATGATGATGTGATCACCAATAAAATGCACAAAATGCTGATTCGAAAACATCCCAGTGAAAAACGGATAGTTGTATTTGATAATCCGCAAAAGGCATTGTTCTATATTCAGCAGAACAAACCCGACCTTATTTTATTAGACCTGCATATGCCGAATATTGATGGTTGGAGGTTTCTGGAAATGATGGAAGAACTCAATATCTTTATTGATGTAATTATTGTATCCTCATCGATTGATCCAAGCGAACATTCTAAAGCGAAATCATTTCTTTGTGTTAAGGATTTTTATACCAAACCATTAACGACAGAAAAAGTAAACCAACTATTAGATCATTGA
- a CDS encoding polyprenyl synthetase family protein, with the protein MYTPNQLQEVIENAVQNINYPAHPERLYEPIRYIMSLGGKRIRPVLTLMAADLFKGDIQTAMPAALAIETFHNFTLIHDDIMDKAPLRRGKQTVHEKWGVNNAILSGDVMMVEANKQLSMLNSTVLKDALNTFNTTAQGVCEGQQLDMEFEEQQVVSITDYINMIRLKTAVLLGGAMKLGAQVAGASAMEAEQLYEFGENLGIAFQLQDDILDVYGDPEKFGKQVGGDIIANKKTLLLLKLKELANENDLLELEYQSINKDHTDKIKNTTALYDDYNIRELANIEMRNYSDKAFSALTSLKVDETRKVELFKLAALLMNREY; encoded by the coding sequence ATGTATACTCCTAATCAATTACAAGAAGTTATAGAAAACGCTGTTCAAAACATTAATTATCCTGCACATCCTGAAAGACTTTATGAGCCTATACGTTACATTATGAGCTTAGGAGGCAAAAGAATAAGACCTGTATTGACATTGATGGCTGCAGATTTGTTTAAAGGGGATATACAGACTGCGATGCCGGCTGCATTGGCCATCGAGACTTTTCATAATTTCACCTTGATCCATGATGACATTATGGACAAGGCGCCACTAAGAAGGGGAAAACAAACCGTACATGAAAAATGGGGTGTAAATAATGCCATTTTGAGCGGTGATGTGATGATGGTGGAAGCCAACAAGCAGCTTTCTATGCTAAACAGTACTGTACTGAAAGATGCACTGAATACCTTCAACACCACTGCGCAAGGTGTGTGCGAAGGTCAGCAACTGGATATGGAGTTTGAAGAACAACAAGTAGTAAGTATTACTGACTATATTAACATGATTCGTCTAAAGACAGCTGTTCTTTTAGGCGGTGCGATGAAACTGGGTGCACAAGTAGCCGGTGCAAGCGCTATGGAAGCTGAACAGCTATATGAATTTGGAGAAAACTTAGGGATAGCCTTCCAGTTACAGGATGACATTTTAGATGTATACGGCGACCCTGAAAAATTTGGGAAACAGGTAGGTGGTGATATCATCGCCAATAAGAAAACCCTGCTGCTGTTGAAATTAAAAGAGCTCGCAAATGAAAATGACCTCCTGGAGTTGGAGTATCAAAGTATCAACAAAGACCATACAGATAAAATTAAAAACACAACTGCGCTTTATGATGATTATAACATCAGGGAACTGGCTAACATAGAGATGAGAAATTACTCTGACAAAGCTTTTAGTGCTTTAACTTCGTTAAAAGTTGATGAAACCCGTAAGGTTGAGCTCTTTAAATTGGCCGCGTTGTTAATGAACAGAGAATATTAA
- the rnr gene encoding ribonuclease R yields the protein MAKKKSSHLELVLIQLISDVLEKSNNEALNYKQISAKLNITDAASRDTILDVLKEQSRKGVFLEPEKGKFKLKDLKTFLIGKVDMTADGSAFVIPDDEFEKDIFVSARKLHNALHGDRVKVYIYAKKSGRKNEGEVVEIIARAKTDFIGVIRISDRYAFVNIDDRKMLHDIFVPLSDINGAKNGQKVQVSITEWPEGAKNPIGRIMNILGEQGENNTEMNAILAQYGFPLSFPAEVENEANSIPEQINTTELKDRRDFRNTVTFTIDPADAKDFDDAISFKTLENGNYEIGVHIADVSHYVQPNSYLDKEAYSRATSVYLVDRVIPMLPERLSNGVCSLRPNEDKLCFAAVFELDEKANIITEWFGRTVIHSDRRFSYEEAQEVIENKAGDYAAEILKLNELAYILREKKFKNGAISFESTEVKFKLDEHGKPIGVYVKERKDAHKLIEDFMLLANKKVAEFIAKKGKGKQKYTFVYRSHDSPNLENLSSFALFAARFGYKINMKSDKEIAKSLNYLMEDVEGKKEQNVLTQLAIRSMAKAIYTTKKTSHYGLAFDHYTHFTSPIRRYPDVMVHRLLAAYLNNEKSANEEEYEIAASHSSAMEKRAADAERASIKYKQAEYLEENVGNIFAGIISGVTEWGMYVELTENKCEGMIRLRDITDDFYVLDEKNYCIVGQRKHKKYQLGDEVMVKVKKVDLSKRQIDFSLIQQ from the coding sequence ATGGCAAAAAAGAAATCGTCTCATCTGGAACTCGTTTTAATCCAATTGATTAGCGATGTACTGGAAAAAAGCAACAACGAAGCGCTGAATTATAAGCAGATTTCGGCTAAATTAAATATTACTGATGCTGCATCAAGAGATACCATATTGGATGTATTAAAAGAGCAGTCGAGGAAAGGTGTGTTTTTAGAACCTGAGAAAGGGAAATTCAAGTTGAAAGACCTGAAGACTTTTCTAATAGGAAAGGTGGATATGACTGCGGATGGCTCAGCATTTGTAATTCCAGATGACGAATTTGAAAAAGATATTTTTGTCTCGGCCAGAAAGTTGCACAATGCACTACATGGCGATAGAGTAAAAGTATATATATATGCCAAAAAGAGCGGCCGTAAAAATGAAGGTGAAGTTGTAGAAATCATTGCTCGAGCAAAAACAGACTTTATCGGTGTGATCAGAATTTCTGACCGTTACGCTTTTGTAAATATCGACGATCGTAAAATGTTGCATGACATTTTTGTGCCTTTGAGTGACATCAATGGGGCCAAAAATGGTCAAAAGGTGCAGGTAAGCATTACCGAATGGCCGGAAGGGGCTAAAAATCCTATTGGTCGCATCATGAATATTCTGGGCGAACAGGGTGAGAACAATACGGAAATGAATGCCATCCTTGCCCAATATGGCTTCCCGTTAAGTTTCCCGGCTGAAGTAGAAAATGAAGCGAATTCTATCCCTGAACAAATAAACACCACTGAACTAAAAGACCGCAGGGATTTTAGGAATACAGTTACTTTTACCATTGACCCTGCTGATGCAAAAGATTTTGATGATGCCATATCTTTTAAAACACTAGAAAACGGCAATTATGAGATTGGTGTGCATATCGCTGATGTTTCGCATTATGTACAGCCCAATAGTTATCTAGATAAAGAAGCCTATTCGAGGGCGACCTCAGTATACCTGGTTGACCGGGTGATACCTATGTTGCCTGAACGTTTAAGCAACGGTGTTTGCTCACTTCGCCCAAATGAAGATAAACTTTGTTTTGCAGCTGTATTTGAGCTGGATGAAAAAGCCAATATCATTACAGAATGGTTTGGACGTACGGTAATCCACTCCGACAGACGTTTTAGCTATGAGGAAGCACAAGAGGTGATTGAAAATAAAGCAGGAGATTATGCTGCAGAAATCCTCAAACTAAATGAGTTAGCCTATATCCTGCGCGAAAAGAAGTTTAAAAACGGTGCCATCAGCTTTGAAAGCACTGAAGTAAAGTTTAAACTGGACGAACATGGTAAGCCAATTGGTGTTTACGTAAAAGAACGTAAAGACGCGCATAAGCTGATCGAAGACTTTATGCTGCTGGCCAATAAAAAGGTTGCTGAGTTTATTGCTAAAAAAGGAAAAGGGAAACAGAAATACACTTTTGTATACCGTTCTCACGATTCGCCAAACCTGGAAAACCTAAGCAGCTTTGCTTTATTTGCCGCGCGATTTGGTTATAAGATCAATATGAAATCAGATAAAGAGATTGCGAAGTCTTTAAATTACCTGATGGAAGATGTGGAAGGCAAAAAAGAACAGAATGTATTGACTCAACTGGCCATACGATCGATGGCTAAAGCCATTTATACAACCAAGAAAACCAGTCATTACGGATTGGCTTTTGACCATTATACCCACTTCACCTCCCCCATCCGCCGGTACCCGGACGTGATGGTACACCGGCTGCTTGCGGCTTATTTAAACAACGAGAAATCGGCCAATGAGGAAGAATATGAAATTGCTGCATCGCACTCATCTGCCATGGAAAAGCGTGCTGCTGATGCGGAACGCGCATCCATCAAGTACAAACAAGCCGAATATCTTGAAGAGAATGTAGGCAATATTTTTGCAGGCATTATATCAGGTGTTACAGAATGGGGAATGTATGTTGAACTCACTGAAAACAAATGTGAAGGCATGATCCGCCTTCGTGATATTACCGACGATTTCTATGTGCTCGACGAAAAAAACTACTGCATCGTTGGTCAGCGTAAACATAAAAAATATCAGTTGGGCGATGAAGTGATGGTAAAAGTAAAAAAAGTAGACTTGTCTAAACGTCAAATAGATTTCTCATTAATTCAACAATAA
- a CDS encoding ABC transporter ATP-binding protein, whose product MLNVKNLDIQFLNKEDNSWLKAVNDVSFSIEKGKVLGIVGESGSGKSVTSFSIMRLHDPQSTKIGGEIDFQQVNLLDLSPEAIRKYRGNKIAMIFQEPMTSLNPVFTCGYQVKEAIMLHQKVDKHTAKAQTIALFKEVQLPRPENIFDSYPHQLSGGQKQRVMIAMALSCNPELLIADEPTTALDVTVQKTILELLLKLKTERGMAMIFISHDLAVVREIADEVAVMYKGKIVEQGSAKVIFETPKHPYTKGLLACRPSPQRLLKKLPVVADFLNENKDMALAHLLEVNSYTREEITVRREKLYSAKPLLQVKQLCTWYPISKGLFGKVNTYVKAVNDITFDVFPGETLGLVGESGCGKTTLGRSIIRLVEPTSGSILFDGIDITSLKTAELRKMRRDVQIIFQDPYSSLNPRLTVGNALMEPLQVHKMFDNDEQRKAHVMNLLNRVDLKPEHFNRYPHEFSGGQRQRIVIARALALQPKFIICDESVSALDVSVQAQVLNLLRELQQEYGLTYIFISHDLAVVKHLSDRMIVMNKGKIEEQGFPEDIYNNPQAEYTKKLIAAIPG is encoded by the coding sequence ATGCTAAACGTTAAAAATCTTGACATACAATTCCTTAATAAGGAAGATAACTCGTGGCTGAAAGCAGTTAACGATGTCAGTTTCAGTATTGAAAAAGGAAAAGTATTAGGCATAGTTGGCGAATCGGGCTCCGGGAAATCAGTGACCTCTTTTTCTATTATGCGCTTGCATGATCCACAAAGCACCAAAATTGGTGGTGAAATTGATTTTCAGCAAGTCAACCTCCTTGATTTATCTCCTGAAGCCATCAGAAAATATAGAGGCAACAAAATTGCCATGATCTTTCAAGAACCTATGACTTCCCTTAATCCGGTGTTTACTTGCGGATACCAGGTAAAGGAAGCCATTATGTTGCACCAAAAAGTAGATAAACATACAGCCAAAGCACAAACTATCGCTTTATTTAAAGAAGTGCAATTACCTCGTCCCGAAAATATTTTTGATAGCTACCCACACCAATTGTCAGGCGGACAAAAACAGCGCGTAATGATTGCTATGGCATTAAGTTGCAATCCGGAACTGTTGATTGCCGATGAACCTACCACAGCATTAGATGTGACAGTACAAAAAACCATACTGGAGCTATTACTAAAACTGAAAACCGAACGTGGTATGGCTATGATCTTTATATCCCATGATCTTGCCGTGGTTAGAGAAATTGCTGATGAAGTGGCTGTAATGTACAAAGGGAAAATTGTGGAACAGGGATCGGCAAAAGTAATATTTGAAACTCCGAAACATCCATATACCAAAGGTCTATTGGCCTGCAGACCAAGTCCACAAAGGTTATTGAAAAAATTGCCGGTAGTAGCTGATTTTTTAAATGAGAACAAGGATATGGCCCTTGCGCATTTGCTGGAAGTAAACAGTTATACACGAGAGGAAATTACAGTGCGTAGGGAAAAATTGTACAGCGCAAAACCGTTACTACAAGTAAAACAACTTTGCACCTGGTACCCGATAAGTAAAGGTTTGTTTGGTAAAGTTAACACCTATGTAAAAGCAGTAAATGATATTACTTTCGATGTATTTCCGGGGGAAACACTAGGATTAGTTGGCGAATCCGGATGTGGGAAGACGACCTTAGGACGAAGTATCATACGACTTGTAGAACCTACATCGGGCAGTATTCTATTTGATGGAATCGACATTACTTCGTTAAAAACAGCAGAGTTGAGAAAAATGAGACGCGATGTGCAGATCATCTTTCAAGACCCTTACTCCTCGCTTAACCCACGCTTAACTGTGGGCAATGCATTGATGGAGCCTTTGCAAGTGCATAAAATGTTCGACAATGATGAGCAGCGAAAAGCCCATGTCATGAATTTATTGAACCGGGTAGATTTAAAACCAGAGCATTTTAATAGATATCCGCACGAATTTTCGGGTGGACAAAGACAGCGCATTGTGATTGCAAGGGCCCTGGCATTACAACCCAAATTTATCATTTGTGATGAATCGGTATCTGCATTGGATGTGTCAGTTCAAGCTCAGGTATTGAACTTGCTACGTGAGTTACAGCAAGAATATGGACTTACTTATATATTTATTTCTCATGATTTGGCAGTAGTAAAACACTTGTCAGACCGGATGATTGTTATGAATAAAGGTAAAATTGAAGAACAAGGTTTTCCAGAGGATATTTATAACAACCCGCAAGCGGAATATACAAAGAAACTCATTGCAGCAATACCAGGCTAA